The following proteins are co-located in the Rattus norvegicus strain BN/NHsdMcwi chromosome X, GRCr8, whole genome shotgun sequence genome:
- the Ubqln2 gene encoding ubiquilin-2 yields MAENGESSGPPRPSRGPAAAPGAANPPAEPKIIKVTVKTPKEKEEFAVPENSTVQQFKEAISKRFKSQTDQLVLIFAGKILKDQDTLIQHGIHDGLTVHLVIKSQNRPQGQATTQPSTTAGTSTTTTTTTTAAAPPAATTSSAPRCSTTATTTNSSNLGLGSLASLGNLGLNSSNFTELQNQMQQQLLASPEMMIQIMENPFVQSMLSNPDLMRQLIMANPQMQQLIQRNPEISHLLNNPDIMRQTLEIARNPAMMQEMMRNQDLALSNLESIPGGYNALRRMYTDIQEPMLNAAQEQFGGNPFATVGSSSSSGEGTQPSRTENRDPLPNPWAPPPTTQTSATTTTTTTSSGTVAGSNTSSTTAGNTMAAANYVASIFSTPGMQSLLQQITENPQLIQNMLSAPYMRSMMQSLSQNPDMAAQMMLSSPLFTANPQLQEQMRPQLPNFLQQMQSPETIAAMSNPRAMQALLQIQQGLQTLATEAPGLIPGFTPGVGVGVLGTAITPVGPVTPIGPIGPIVPFTPIGPIGPIGPTGPASSPGSTGTGIPPATTVSSSAPTETISPTSESGPSQQFIQQMVQALTGGSPPQPPNPEVRFQQQLEQLNAMGFLNREANLQALIATGGDINAAIERLLGSQPS; encoded by the coding sequence ATGGCTGAGAACGGCGAGAGCAGCGGCCCCCCGCGCCCCTCCCGCGGCCCTGCTGCGGCCCCAGGCGCGGCCAACCCGCCAGCCGAGCCCAAAATCATCAAAGTCACTGTGAAGACCCCCAAAGAGAAGGAGGAGTTCGCGGTGCCCGAGAACAGCACCGTGCAGCAGTTCAAGGAAGCGATTTCTAAACGCTTCAAATCGCAAACCGATCAGCTCGTGCTGATTTTCGCTGGAAAAATCCTGAAAGATCAAGACACCTTGATCCAGCATGGCATCCATGATGGACTGACTGTTCACCTGGTTATCAAAAGCCAGAACCGTCCGCAGGGCCAGGCCACCACGCAGCCCAGCACTACTGCGGGAACGAGCACGAcgaccacgaccaccaccacggCGGCGGCGCCGCCGGCGGCGACTACATCATCGGCTCCCAGGTGTAGCACCACAGCTACTACCACAAATAGCAGCAACTTGGGGCTCGGAAGCCTTGCCAGCCTTGGTAACCTGGGTTTGAACTCGTCCAACTTCACCGAGCTTCAGAACCAGATGCAGCAGCAGCTCTTGGCCAGCCCCGAGATGATGATCCAGATCATGGAAAATCCCTTTGTTCAGAGCATGCTTTCGAATCCTGATCTGATGAGGCAGCTCATCATGGCCAATCCACAGATGCAACAATTGATCCAGAGAAACCCAGAAATCAGCCACCTACTGAACAACCCAGATATAATGAGGCAGACTCTCGAAATCGCCAGGAATCCTGCCATGATGCAAGAGATGATGAGAAATCAAGACCTGGCTCTCAGTAATCTCGAAAGCATCCCAGGTGGCTACAATGCTCTGCGGCGCATGTACACTGACATTCAAGAACCCATGCTGAATGCCGCACAGGAGCAGTTTGGGGGCAATCCGTTTGCCACGGTGGGGAGCAGTTCCTCCTCAGGGGAAGGTACTCAGCCTTCCCGCACGGAGAATCGGGATCCGCTGCCTAATCCTTGGGCACCACCGCCAACTACCCAGACCTCTGCGAcgaccaccaccacgaccacaaGCAGTGGCACTGTGGCTGGCAGCAACACCAGCAGCACTACGGCCGGGAACACCATGGCTGCAGCTAATTATGTGGCCAGCATCTTCAGCACCCCAGGAATGCAGAGCCTGCTGCAGCAGATAACTGAAAATCCCCAGCTGATTCAGAATATGCTGTCTGCACCCTACATGAGAAGCATGATGCAGTCGCTGAGCCAGAATCCAGATATGGCTGCCCAGATGATGCTGAGTAGCCCACTGTTTACGGCGAATCCTCAGCTGCAGGAGCAGATGCGTCCACAGCTCCCGAATTTCCTGCAGCAGATGCAGAGTCCAGAAACCATCGCGGCCATGTCAAACCCGAGAGCGATGCAAGCGCTACTGCAGATCCAGCAGGGGCTACAGACACTAGCCACTGAAGCACCTGGCCTCATTCCAGGCTTCACTCcaggtgtgggggtgggagtgctGGGAACGGCCATAACCCCTGTGGGCCCAGTCACTCCCATAGGGCCCATCGGTCCTATCGTTCCTTTCACCCCCATAGGCCCCATCGGGCCTATAGGACCCACTGGCCCTGCCAGCTCCCCTGGCTCGACCGGCACCGGGATCCCGCCTGCAACCACTGTGTCCAGCTCTGCACCTACTGAAACCATAAGTCCAACATCAGAATCTGGACCCAGCCAGCAGTTcattcagcaaatggtgcaggCTCTCACTGGAGGAAGTCCTCCACAGCCGCCGAATCCTGAAGTGAGATTTCAGCAGCAACTGGAACAGCTCAACGCCATGGGGTTCTTAAACCGCGAAGCAAACTTGCAGGCCCTAATAGCAACAGGAGGCGACATCAACGCGGCCATTGAGAGGCTGCTGGGCTCTCAGCCATCCTAA